The sequence ttgtaAGACACTCTATGGTGCTCTCAAaacatatcatcaaagtctaaatgacaaaatgaccaaattgttctatttataggctAGGGCAACACTTGTTACATAAATAACCAAAGGGCCCTTAATGAGCCCAAACAAAGGGTCTTGGCTTCTTGGACAACTTTGGAATGTTgagacttgttctctacacttcaaagcttgttcaaCGGTTAGGCAGCCCCACAAGCTCGATCTTCCCTCACGTCTTCATgtcctcgagtgctaagatgcctctttgactCGTATCacctaatctggtaggaagaaTCATGAGATGTATAAggttacgtcaaccctagtctggcaggaagatgatttaccctacgctggctacgtagttctataattcagggactgctactaagggtcaaactctaTACTGGCAGGAACGCCCGCATCCCtgagttcactcggtgttgaatcctactcttaactgagCCGACAccgatcactagactgtactaagcttgatTGAACTCACGCTGATTCTGTTAACTGACCAAATGCTACTATTCAGGATACTACAAAATCATTCtataatgactgaaaactaagtAATCAACTAATTTTGGGTATACaatatccctaggactcgatagcagaAATAATGGAACTATATCACAAGTTTAAAAGTATTGTAATTAGGATGTCATACACAATTTGTTCaaatagatattttgtcaaacacttgaagaGCATGATTCTTATATATGAGAAAGAATAACATGGGGACATCATGACTACAACATTCAACTCACAATTCCTGGGTTATGACATGAGGAGTACATAAGTCAACACACATgctagtttatttacttgaaatttataatcttCCTAGTTTAAAGcccataaaatcaacacatacatgaacacaattcaattcaagaatgtaattcataatttaaatactcaaaaaaaggattcttgaacttccagggtggaaggaacccaaggataaACACCAAACATACCATGACttatgaatttgtgagaattgatggtggATTCTTatgatttgatcttgaatttgaaggtTAGGGTGTTCATGAAAGATGATTAATTTCTTGAAGCGGATTTGTGAGTAATGGGGCTCATAATGTCCCTTTTGGGTTGCAATTACGTGTTTTGGATAAATTTGGGGCTTTGAAAATGACCAAATGGTCCCAGAAAATTAAGTCGCGGGCTGAAAATCCTGATTTTTGGCTCCGGCGTGGCGCGGTGCCTCACTAGAAAGTGACGAGCGCGAAAATGAACCTTGGTACGACACGGTGCTTATCGCGGTGACACACAGATAAATGACAAacgtgattttggccatcaccgagacgcggccttatcgcgttgggctactgttCCACACtgaaagtgccataacttctcacccgagtatcgaattttggcaaaattgatatcgttggaaatctaattcaatttcttatAATTTGGTGAcacttgagctgaaaaattctaagtagaataaaagatatgctcatttaaagttgactaaagcaacagtcttatcaaaaattcaatcggtaaggattattttgattcgtctaatagctgagagttatttgaggccttaatatacatcaaactcattTGTAAAATTACCAAAGAACTATAAGGTATTATGCATGATCTTGGAACATGGCGctaacattggtttgaattttcagggtattacaattacaaaatcaaattttCGACTCTGTATCTGGTAGAATCTCTATTATATCTCTACCACGTAAAAATAGATCacgtaaataaataaatttttgttatggattacaaaatcaaaattttcaactttGCGTCTTGTAGCATCTCTATGAAGAGACTATCCAACTCGAGAACTCTAAGTCATTCACTTGGGCGTGGAAATTTTTTCGAACGGACCATCATAATATAAGAATTTAGAAAAGCACATGATCAAAGTAAATATTGTACATTTTAGTTAGTACTAAACTTTGGACATTACGATCGGTAGTGGATTCATACCATTATAGGTACATATTCGATTGAACTGCTTATAATTTTGATGTGAAGCATAAATTTTTGTACTAATACatatttaattgtaaaagataaTGTACATGAACTCATACCTTTAAACATACTTATATTCATtgtcaactccaactccaattctaacttcaacttcaattttagtttcaaaatttttttagttttatggaAAAAATGGACCCTTAATTAGGGATATTTTTGGATGTATATATCGTGCATGTCAGCAGTAGATTTTCTACTGGTGATGGTGCATGCCAAAGAAAAGGTAATCATTGTTTGGATTCTGgctaaaggaaacaaaaagaaaagtttGTTTTTACTttgggataatacccacgaaaatatctgaagtttaaccaaattttcagtggagcatattgaactttgcgggggtcctattacccccttatACTTTTTTAATTGGAATTAATTTCCCCCgagacttttttaaagtggaattaatccctCCCTCAAAACGTATACCCAATTTTTTCGGTGAAAAGTGCGGTACACGCGccgtttcttctccattttatcactttttaatatttttttacaattacaatgtaacaccccacattttgaaCTAGAATGGAAATCCGTCATTcatatgcgtagatgttccaaaagcctcgaatcctatgtaaatttagtgtgttaataaattatgtagtgtgggaatctatttgagtatgaattaagatcatagaggtcccataactcaaggacaagttgaaaactttcctatcgttcaagttttagtgagcgtcaaaacttgggtcaacttcaattaatcataactccttgtatatatcgaattaaaGGACCtacaatatatcaaatgaaagctctttgattTATATTTCCAAAGATatcaattttttccaaatccaaaaacggagcaaggagttatgcccattttactccagcatgtcaggctgggaaactgagtgatgacattcgtgataagctgtcacaagcgtgatgacttatcaccaatgtcgtcaaccttaactagaaaatcaagatttcacccttttgtgacgacatttcatgaTGACCTATCACTAGTTGACGACTTGtcactgttgacacccaattttggctcgcaCTTTCCctctaattaattttatcaatGTTCTAGGtcctaactaattttaaaattaaataagaaataagactcatatttttatctctatttttataagttttctagttttctatcatattataaaatattttaatataattaaatattttaacaaataaaataaaatatctttagtGATCGCATTCGCAcgttttttctaattttattcttTAGGCAATATTGTGACctgcataaaatatatttttaagatgTACATACACTTTtattatattcttgatttttacatatatttCATTACATTCTTATTTTTGCATACgtatatatattgttaatattaaatcacacacaaaaaaaaaatatattaaattagaCGCTTTAAGAATTATGTTTGTAATTTATATatgttgaaactaaaaaataatttttaggataaTTAGGGAGCatcgataaaattaatttcagtaaaaaaggAGTATCTGGGCTAGCAATAAtccaatttcattttttattttcacccGAATCCGACTCCTATTTTATTTCAACCAAGAGCCCCAAAATTAGCCCAAAACTCAGTATAATTTCCATGTTCGCTTCACTATTTGATCCAACCGACACAAATTAATTTGATCCGATAATTTTTTCAATCCAAAGGTCcgaaatttgtaattttataaataatttatattttcatatatatttgtataaatatatatatatatatatatatatatattacatatttaattactttcttattttttatctgaATCATCCGATTAAATGATCAGACGGTCCAAATGTTGGTTTATATTTTCAAACCAGTGTAATAAATGATACGCAGTAAAAGTAGAAGCACGCGTTCATTTTTATTTCCAAGAAACCAACGTATGGTCACCATCACCATCCAAAAATGCGATACAAACCAACGATGTTTTTCTCTGTCTTCCCTCTCCCCTTCTCCATCTTGTCAAAACTAGAACCATAGTTGCCTTTGGCAACCATAGCTGTTGTTGATCTGCAGAGATCCCATCCCAAAATCGCCTCTTCCATccccaaaaatcaaaaatcagAAAAAGCAAAGTCCCAAATTCATGCAAGAAACGAAAAAACGATCCAAAGTAGCCATTAATGGATTCAAAATTGAAGATCCGATTcagtaatttaaaattcaaaatctatcCCCTtcttaccatttttattttttaggtttcaAATCCGAACTTTTTCAAGTCCGAATTAGTACCTATAAATATAGGTTGTTTTATACTctccaaaaaaggagaaaaaaggggAGATCGGGGGAAAGGGAGCACTAGCAAGTTTTGGAAATAAAAAAAGGGGGTTTGGATTGGAAAAATATAGTgagaaaggttgaaaaaaaaactaGCGAGCAAAAGGTTGAAAATTTTGAGTTCGCTATTCTTTTTCCGATTTGGTCCGAATTCGGGTGCCCGTGGTTGAGTTTGTAGTCGCCGAAAAACCCTTAGACGTGAAAGTCCGAGTTTGCTGCCCATAAAAAGGTGTGAACCTGTCCCTCCtgtaacttttatttatttccctCTCCTTCTATTTTGATTCTGCGGATATATTGGGTTCTATTCGTTATTCATGATGTAATTTATTGTTTCTTTGAGTTTACGGTATATACAAATTTTGATTCTGAAAGTTCTTTCGTATGGCGGTCTGTAAATATAAGTGTCTACAATCCTCTTGTCTGGTTTTGTGAACATGTTGTTCGCAGATTAATTTTGgttatgtttgtgttgttgttatcgATTTCGGAAAAATGAATTTGGTTGCAAATTTTGATTAAGTTCAACCAGTAGATTGGTCTTGtagatttggttttgaatatggttcTTTTCTATCCAGCTTATGTCGTTTTTTGTTCTAGGTATCGATTTGAACGAGATTTTTCCTCTATTGAGATGTACATTATTTTGGTTCCAAAATCTGGTCGTTTATGAATGTGCAATTTCATTGCTTTGTGTTCGGACATGATGTTCATTGTCGGTGGAGTGAATCAATGATgtcaattttaattttcttgtaGGAGTTATGAAGTTGAAAGTCAGTCCTGTGGTTTCATCATTGCCTTTCTCTAAAATTTATGTTGGTATTGTTATTTGTTCTTCAAAATCAGTTTATTCTGGGGAGTAATATGGTTTATCCCAACTTCATGGTACATCTAAATGGGTAGTGTTTAAACTCTTGGGTGATTGTCCTGTTGAGACGCGCATCTAGTGTCCCTAAGCATCTCTGTCGAGTTGATACGTGAATAAGGTTTCCCGTCATTTTAAGTGTGTCACCGTTCATAGCTAAATTTTATAAGGGATTGTATGATGATGCATAGATTTTAACACTCTCAAAATTTATTGTCGTGCACAAGTCACAAAAGTGTAAACGAAAATTAGCCTCCTTTTAATTCTAAATTGCTCTTTTGTTTGTCGTTTTGATCCTTTAAAACATGATCGGCATTAACCTTAAACTCGGCCACAATATGTTTTGCCTAGTATTTATGGACTGATTTTGTTAATTTGAATTCTCTTCCAAGTTTTAATTTTCAGTACATAATTGGTTAtacaaatggctatgaaaatatTACACAATGTCCACTTTTGGTTAGAGTTGAAATTTGAAACAACCTAGTATTTTGTTTAGCTATTAGAATGACTGTTAagccttattttttttcttgaatatgtGTTGTTATACCCACTTCAAATTCCTCCCGTGATAGCTTTTGAAATGCTACTGTGTTTATATGTTATTAAAGTATTGTTGTTGTATTCTGTGATTGTTGATTAGTCGTTAatccatattttttctttattttacatgTGAACGGGGGAGTTGAGAAGTTCCGCAACAGAACTCGTTCTGACCCAAGCATCAGGTCAAACGCTACTAGGATCGCAAAGCTTCGGAATTGCGCAAATTAAAAGCCAAAACTCCTTTAGGAGTCCAGTATCTCTTTAGCCTTTCTTCTTTCTTATTATCCATGTCATGATAAgtagtttttgatatttgagtaaTTCTTATCTTTGTTAAAATTGTTTAAAGTGCCATTATTTGattattgtgtttatatatattattctaATATTCGCAAATCACCTTTAAAAATGGATTAACTTTATCACATTTTCGCAAATAACACGTGGTTATCGctaaggaaaatatatttttatcataatcGGCTAATTCTTTTGAAAAGCTCATTACCAATATCTGGAATAAAATTAGCATAGTAACCTCCACGTCTTTCCTAAAATGCGACAATAAAGTAAAAGATTTATAACTAATCTAATAAGAAATGCATTGCCAAAACTTAGATTTTACAAAAGAGACCACCCGCTAATTTTAACATTTTacactattttatcttttcaacactcaaattttttttagttttcaggtTTAAGAAAATGTGAGGTATATACATGCCTTCGCTACCACGTACAACGTACACTATCACTCTTTTCGTATTCTAAAAATACTCATACATATATTTTACGATAATTATATTACTTCCTTGTACAAGGTAGCGTTATGTTCATTATATCTTAAATTTTCttcaaactaataaataaaaataaaaaaatttcactatCACCATTTTAAgcaaataacaaataaaagtttTTTCTTAACGTTTTCATAAACTAagtgtaaggactatcttcggataggctttgaagggtgcctaacaccttcccctcgagtaaccaaaatccttactcaaaatctcaaaaaaaaattcgATAGACCaaacaaagttttaaaataaaaaattatttttcctaattttttctaaaagttaggtggcgactctaaaacATAAATTTTCAAATTCCGAGAGTCATTAAATGCCATCATACGTCGTGCGTTGTTTCGACCGATTTGAAATAAGGCGTGACAGAATGATGACTCTACTGGGGACTAATGAACTTAGGTTTTAACCTTAacatgcttagtttaggatttttatgatttattatgttatttgctTTACGTATATTTATATCATGCTCTGTGTGAAAGGGCGCAAGCCAATTCCAAACTTGCATTCCTTATTTGTTTGAACAACACTACTTGTTACTGCTTTATCACTTGCATTTTCTTATCTAGTCTTGGTCATACACAATTCACACATTGAACAAGGGTGTACTGCACTCCTCCAaaccttctttggattccttagtttcagagtCGGTGCAATTAGATTAGTGTACCTTCTCCCAAATATTTAGTCCCACTCTTAAACATTTAGGGAAAATTCTTACTCTAGTAATAGGTCATGCTGCATAAACCTTAGGCAGGATGGCCCAAGGTATCTTCTTCACAACTAGAAGCCACCCTTTCGTCAGAAGGTTATGAAACCTTTATGACGTGTTTTGTGTATGAACTGATTTAGATAGTCCAGAAATCGATCATTAATGGATTCAGAACAATCAGATTGACCTTCGTTTACTCTTCCTTCATCCGCCATCAGTGTCAAGTCAATAGATATAGAGTATTACCCAACTCGCCAACATTTGACTCTCCTTCTACAGAGCATTATTAGAACTCTGCTttaccaatatctttctcaaagtCTATGAAAGCCGAGTGTTCTAAAAAATGAAGGGGTTTTGCTTTGATTCGACTTTCTTTTCAAGTCCACAGATATGGAATACACTAAAAAACATCACATACGTCTAACTTCTTCTGATTCAAACGGGAGTGGAATGTCGTCAAGCATTCTTCCAACATTTGATTCCTTCTTTCAAGTCAACCAACGTAGAATATTATTCAAAGCTCTGCATTTATTTGACACCCTTCATCAAGATAATGAATGTAGAATATTATTCATCTCCACCTACTTTTAACTCTTTCCAACAGATGAGCGTGAGGCATCATCAATATTCCTTTTACATTCGATACCTATGCCATAATATCCTCATTCATCAATAATGAGGCTTGAGATACTTACTTTTTAAAGGCATCATTTTACCTTATCCTAATCAATTCATACCGATTGTATATCTTTATCACCATCATCGAGGCCTCTCTTAGTCATCCTTATTGGATATATTCcctcttcaagaaaaattaaaatcattctGAATCTAAAATGTGTCGAAATCTAGATTCATCTATATTAGTTTGTTTGGACGAAGGCCTACCTCTGGCAAAAAGAGACTCCAAAATATAGGACGCGCTTACTTGAGATTGTCAGAATGTGTTTGTCCATCGACACGAACtaactttttaaatttcatttgCGTTTGCATTATCCCCCGATAGAGGTTAATTATGTTGATCGATAGAACTAGCCGACTTAAGCTATATATCCCAAGAATGACCACCAATATTATCGACCCGACTAGAAGTGTTCCAACATTAGCAAACATATCAGGGACTTTCAAAACACAAGATGATGCAGATAAGAAAAAACATATTCTTCTTTTGGAGAAACAACTCGAGACGTTAAAAGGAGAACTACACCAAGGAAGGGATCTTACACATCTATCCATGACTATTCAAATGCGCCCTCCTTCATTTTCATCACTAGGAACTCCAATACCTGAATACTATTCGTCAGTGCAACCTCCCACAACAACTGTTGGCTTTACAAATCCATCATTCCCGTTCACACCCATCAACTCCCATAAATTTCCTCATTGCACCCCACATCCTAATGTTGTCATATCTTCTCGTGATACTCAAGAAACAAATTACGCTACCTTTCGAGAACCATATATTTCTCCAATATGTGTGACTAAGACACCCATTTTCACCATGCCTGCTAAAAGTAGGCTTTCGATAAGTACAAAGACAAAAGAGGGGGATGACATAAACGTAAACAAGCTTTGTAATCTAAAGCGGGCGATGAAACACCTCAACGAAACTCAAGTCAA comes from Capsicum annuum cultivar UCD-10X-F1 chromosome 2, UCD10Xv1.1, whole genome shotgun sequence and encodes:
- the LOC107858322 gene encoding uncharacterized protein LOC107858322, yielding MTTNIIDPTRSVPTLANISGTFKTQDDADKKKHILLLEKQLETLKGELHQGRDLTHLSMTIQMRPPSFSSLGTPIPEYYSSVQPPTTTVGFTNPSFPFTPINSHKFPHCTPHPNVVISSRDTQETNYATFREPYISPICVTKTPIFTMPAKSRLSISTKTKEGDDINVNKLCNLKRAMKHLNETQVNEHLNYEDLCIHQDIDLPVGFKPPKFDLFDGTSDPHTHLRAYCDKLVGIGKNEKLIRKLFIRNLSGEALVWYTKQDPRHWHKWNDMAEDFINRFKFNIEIAPDRLSLISI